In Candidatus Methylomirabilota bacterium, the following proteins share a genomic window:
- a CDS encoding fatty acid desaturase — protein sequence MATPRIDFPRSTSSEPHADRAREILARHPEIWRHVGCNPWSVLPIVALVAVQTILAAWTQRQPWWIVPIVSYVVGAFATHALLVLVHECAHNLVFERRSLNRVAGILAGLPTVLVNAVTWGRYHLKHHRYQGVYERDFDLPSRWEARLIGRSPTGKALWFLLFPLFHMTRALRNVQEIEELKMDRWVFLAFACQIAFVGGVSALLGIKAITYLLASLFFSIGLHPLGGRWVQEHLVTNESQETYSYYGPLNLLSFNVGHHNEHHDFPAVPWNRLPQVRCLAEVYEHLVWHASWTALLLRFLFDRTLGLFDRMVRVGSP from the coding sequence ATGGCCACACCACGGATCGACTTTCCCCGGTCGACATCCAGCGAGCCTCACGCCGATCGGGCGCGCGAAATCCTGGCTCGGCATCCCGAGATCTGGCGCCATGTCGGGTGTAACCCGTGGAGCGTCCTCCCGATCGTGGCGCTCGTCGCGGTGCAAACGATCCTGGCCGCCTGGACGCAACGACAGCCCTGGTGGATCGTGCCGATCGTGTCCTACGTGGTCGGAGCCTTTGCCACCCACGCCTTACTCGTGCTGGTCCACGAGTGCGCGCACAATCTCGTGTTCGAGCGACGGAGCTTGAACAGGGTCGCTGGAATTCTGGCCGGGCTGCCGACGGTGCTGGTGAACGCGGTCACCTGGGGTCGGTATCACCTGAAGCACCATCGCTATCAGGGTGTCTACGAGCGAGACTTCGACCTGCCAAGCCGATGGGAAGCTCGGCTGATCGGCCGCTCCCCGACCGGAAAGGCCCTCTGGTTCCTGCTCTTTCCGCTGTTCCACATGACTCGAGCGCTGCGGAACGTACAGGAGATCGAAGAGCTCAAGATGGATCGGTGGGTGTTCCTTGCCTTCGCCTGTCAGATCGCATTCGTCGGGGGGGTCAGCGCCCTGCTGGGAATCAAGGCGATCACATACCTGCTCGCTTCGCTCTTCTTCTCGATTGGACTCCACCCTCTGGGAGGGCGATGGGTCCAGGAGCATCTCGTGACGAACGAGTCACAGGAGACCTACAGCTATTACGGCCCGCTGAACCTCCTCTCCTTCAACGTGGGACACCATAACGAGCATCACGACTTTCCAGCGGTTCCGTGGAATCGACTGCCGCAGGTCAGGTGTCTCGCCGAAGTGTATGAGCATCTCGTCTGGCATGCCTCCTGGACTGCATTACTCCTGCGCTTCCTGTTCGACCGGACACTCGGGCTGTTCGATCGAATGGTTCGTGTCGGCTCGCCCTGA
- a CDS encoding FtsX-like permease family protein — MGSFAVALFLFAILSVVRGAFQQGMHIAGADRLVVVNRGSLIQPLPLAYRERLARIPGVTQVTFATWFGGLYRDERHSFAQFAIDRDSYRQVFPECIVPDDQWQSFLADREGAIVGEALAERFRWKVGDRVPIKGSLFPGAWEFNIRGVYRGQRVQDDTTQFWFHWDYLDERRTFGKGLVGWYTVRVATPDDAARVVQAIDRQFANSAFETKTETETAFAASWAKRIGNVAVLMLSIGGVVFFTLLLVTGNMMAIAVRERTRELAVMKAVGFSDALVLALVIAETLVIAFIGGGLGLALAKLFTLRGDPTGGLLPFFHLPASAIVTGLTLALTVGLLAGILPALSASRLRIVDALRRI; from the coding sequence ATGGGTTCCTTCGCAGTGGCCCTCTTCCTGTTCGCGATCCTTTCAGTCGTCCGCGGCGCCTTCCAGCAGGGCATGCACATCGCTGGCGCCGACCGGCTCGTCGTGGTCAATCGCGGTTCGCTGATCCAGCCCCTTCCGTTGGCCTACCGTGAGCGGTTGGCGCGAATCCCCGGCGTGACCCAGGTGACGTTCGCCACCTGGTTCGGTGGCCTTTATCGAGACGAACGTCATTCCTTTGCCCAGTTCGCCATCGACCGCGACAGCTACCGTCAGGTGTTTCCCGAGTGCATCGTCCCTGACGACCAGTGGCAGTCGTTCCTGGCCGACCGAGAGGGGGCCATCGTGGGCGAGGCCCTGGCCGAGCGCTTCCGGTGGAAGGTCGGGGATCGCGTCCCGATCAAGGGCTCGCTCTTCCCGGGAGCGTGGGAATTCAACATTCGCGGCGTGTACCGGGGCCAGCGAGTGCAGGACGACACCACTCAGTTCTGGTTTCACTGGGACTATCTCGACGAGCGACGAACCTTCGGAAAGGGCCTCGTGGGCTGGTACACCGTGCGCGTTGCCACCCCGGATGACGCCGCGCGCGTGGTGCAGGCGATTGACCGGCAATTCGCAAACTCTGCGTTCGAGACCAAGACCGAGACCGAGACGGCCTTCGCCGCCTCGTGGGCGAAGCGGATCGGCAATGTCGCGGTCCTGATGTTGAGCATCGGCGGCGTCGTCTTCTTCACTCTGCTGCTCGTGACCGGCAACATGATGGCCATCGCCGTGCGCGAACGCACTCGGGAGCTGGCCGTGATGAAGGCGGTGGGGTTCTCGGACGCTCTCGTGCTGGCCCTCGTTATTGCAGAAACCCTGGTCATCGCCTTCATCGGCGGCGGCCTCGGCCTCGCTCTGGCGAAGCTCTTCACGCTCCGCGGCGATCCCACGGGCGGGCTCCTCCCGTTCTTCCATCTGCCGGCGAGCGCGATCGTAACCGGAC